The Arachis hypogaea cultivar Tifrunner chromosome 19, arahy.Tifrunner.gnm2.J5K5, whole genome shotgun sequence genome has a window encoding:
- the LOC112776259 gene encoding probable lysophospholipase BODYGUARD 3, which produces MHMQMDAMAKTRSLAKLTGKLVNEAVSFVTFCVLDLIDFILCFVFKAMDLLMEAECKPCYCSPTKEAITSSGKILVSEHGGESTKIVSLSSTNKLQLEDISDTLYSRPSLVSEISRLTLNELKRLKLEEPLLQNKKNGSSATTTTTTTSTTIVEMLQGKIDNPVTRWSDCDCKFCTSWISSSSPTSNNNSKATLFVMAQGPSRGTTREDVLFIHGFISSSSFWTETLFPNFSTAARSSYRLLAVDLLGFGQSPKPSDSLYTLSEHLEMIERSVLESHKVKSFHIVAHSLGCILALALTVKHPHSVKSLTLLAPPYYPVPKGIAQATQYVMRKVAPRRVWPPMKFGASLVCWYEHITRVICLLICKNHRLWEFLTKLVTRNRVRTFLLEGFFCHTHNAAWHTLHNIICGTAGKIGSYLDIIRENVNCKVTIFHGRDDEVIPIECSYEVQKRIPRAKVRIIDNKDHITIVVGRQKAFARELEDIWGTTKN; this is translated from the exons ATGCATATGCAAATGGACGCAATGGCAAAAACAAGATCTCTCGCGAAGCTAACCGGCAAGTTAGTTAACGAGGCGGTTAGCTTCGTGACGTTTTGCGTGCTCGACCTCATTGATTTCATTCTTTGTTTCGTCTTCAAAGCAATGGACTTGTTGATGGAAGCTGAGTGTAAGCCCTGCTACTGCTCGCCGACGAAGGAAGCCATAACGAGCAGCGGCAAGATCTTGGTGTCGGAGCACGGCGGCGAGTCGACCAAGATAGTTTCTCTGAGCTCCACAAACAAATTACAGCTGGAAGACATCTCGGATACACTCTATTCAAGGCCTTCTTTGGTGTCGGAGATTTCTAGATTAACGCTCAATGAATTGAAGAGGCTTAAGTTGGAGGAGCCACTATTGCAGAACAAGAAAAATGGGAGTAGTGCTACAACTACAACTACTACTACTTCCACTACAATAGTGGAGATGCTTCAAGGCAAGATTGATAATCCGGTTACAAGGTGGTCGGATTGTGATTGCAAATTTTGCACAAGTTGGATCTCATCTTCTTCTCCAActagtaataataatagtaaagcCACCCTCTTTGTTATGGCTCAAGGCCCTAGTAGAG GTACAACACGAGAAGATGTGTTGTTCATACATGGGTTTATATCATCGTCGTCGTTTTGGACAGAGACGCTGTTTCCGAACTTCTCGACGGCAGCGAGATCAAGCTACCGGCTATTGGCGGTGGATCTGTTAGGGTTTGGACAGAGCCCAAAGCCTAGCGACTCGCTATACACGCTAAGCGAGCATTTGGAAATGATAGAGAGATCCGTGTTGGAGTCGCACAAGGTCAAATCATTTCACATCGTAGCACACTCTTTAGGCTGCATATTGGCCCTTGCCCTCACCGTTAAACACCCTCACTCTGTCAAGTCCTTGACTTTGCTTGCCCCA CCATACTATCCAGTGCCAAAGGGAATAGCACAGGCAACACAGTACGTAATGAGGAAGGTAGCACCAAGGCGCGTGTGGCCACCGATGAAGTTTGGCGCGTCGTTGGTGTGCTGGTACGAGCACATAACTCGCGTAATTTGCTTGCTTATTTGCAAAAACCACCGTCTCTGGGAATTTCTAACCAAACTCGTCACTCGAAACAG GGTTAGGACTTTCTTGCTTGAAGGGTTCTTTTGTCACACACATAACGCAGCGTGGCACACACTACACAACATCATATGTGGGACCGCGGGGAAGATTGGATCATATTTGGATATAATAAGAGAAAATGTGAATTGTAAAGTTACCATATTTCATGGAAGAGATGACGAGGTTATACCAATTGAATGTAGCTATGAAGTCCAAAAAAGGATCCCTCGTGCCAAGGTCAGAATCATTGACAACAAAGATCACATTACCATAGTTGTTGGAAGACAGAAAGCTTTTGCTAGGGAGCTTGAGGACATTTGGGGcacaacaaaaaattaa